Proteins encoded within one genomic window of Pseudomonas cannabina:
- the atzF gene encoding allophanate hydrolase encodes MTALDICELQSALRSGQLTLTALVHTLTAHIDADDRPEVWIHRVPVADLLERVAVLERIAAELGDAVYAHLPLFGVPFAVKDNFDVAGMPTTAACPAFAYVADEHAHVVQRLLDSGALLIGKTNLDQFATGLVGVRSPYGAVRNAHDPAYVSGGSSSGSAVAVARGYVSFALGTDTAGSGRVPAGFNGIVGLKPSLGLFSNRGVLPACRTLDCPSIFARDVKQAWQITHVMADYDALDPASVAVAALPVQRRARRVAVAKRCEFFGDKQAQAAYVKALEALQSDPLVTLTSIDFEVFAEAAALLYQGPWVAERRAAIGRFFDTNAGDIHSVVRGIVQSAASFDAVDTFNARYRLAELTRAAQQLLADVDVLVVPTAPCMPTIDAVLKNPIELNSQLGYYTNFVNLMNLCAIAIPAIARADGLPAGITLIGPAGADQRLAEIAAAWQPLFGQPDQRDAIAMTPLPCDSPTVQVAVVGAHLVGQPLNWQLLEGGARLLRTTTTSADYRLYALAETSPPKPGLVRVPADGTNIEIEVWEMPLSQFGAFVAAIPAPLGIGSLQLADGQWVKGFICEHGGLDGALDITRYKGWRAYRAAHTSSIAH; translated from the coding sequence ATGACCGCACTCGATATTTGCGAATTACAGTCGGCTCTACGCTCGGGTCAACTGACCCTGACAGCGTTGGTCCACACCCTGACGGCGCACATAGATGCGGATGATCGGCCGGAAGTCTGGATTCATCGTGTGCCCGTGGCGGACCTGCTTGAACGAGTCGCGGTGCTGGAACGCATCGCCGCAGAGCTGGGCGACGCGGTTTACGCGCACCTGCCGCTGTTCGGCGTACCGTTTGCGGTCAAGGACAATTTCGACGTGGCGGGGATGCCGACCACCGCAGCGTGCCCGGCCTTCGCCTATGTGGCCGACGAACACGCTCATGTGGTGCAACGACTGCTCGACAGCGGCGCGCTGCTGATCGGCAAAACCAATCTCGATCAGTTTGCGACCGGTCTGGTGGGCGTTCGCTCGCCCTATGGCGCGGTGCGCAATGCCCATGATCCGGCTTATGTCAGCGGCGGCTCCAGTTCGGGATCGGCTGTGGCGGTGGCGCGCGGTTACGTCAGTTTTGCATTGGGCACCGACACGGCAGGTTCGGGAAGAGTGCCGGCCGGTTTCAACGGTATCGTCGGGCTCAAGCCCAGCCTCGGGCTGTTCAGCAACCGAGGCGTTTTGCCCGCCTGCCGCACGCTGGACTGCCCGTCGATATTCGCCAGGGACGTGAAGCAAGCCTGGCAAATCACGCACGTCATGGCGGATTATGACGCGCTGGACCCTGCCAGTGTGGCGGTAGCAGCGCTGCCGGTGCAGCGACGGGCGCGGCGTGTCGCGGTGGCGAAGCGCTGCGAATTCTTCGGTGACAAGCAGGCGCAGGCGGCCTATGTAAAAGCACTGGAGGCCCTGCAAAGCGATCCTCTGGTGACCCTCACATCTATCGACTTCGAGGTCTTCGCCGAGGCGGCAGCGTTGCTGTACCAAGGGCCGTGGGTCGCAGAACGCCGGGCGGCGATTGGCAGGTTCTTCGACACCAACGCCGGCGATATCCACTCTGTAGTGCGGGGCATCGTACAGAGTGCGGCGTCTTTCGATGCCGTGGACACCTTCAACGCCCGTTACCGCCTGGCAGAACTGACCCGCGCAGCGCAGCAATTGCTGGCGGACGTCGATGTGCTGGTGGTGCCGACCGCGCCATGCATGCCGACCATCGATGCGGTGCTGAAAAATCCGATCGAACTCAATTCGCAACTCGGTTATTACACCAACTTCGTCAACCTGATGAACCTGTGCGCCATCGCCATCCCGGCAATCGCGCGGGCTGACGGGCTGCCTGCGGGCATTACGCTGATCGGGCCGGCGGGTGCCGACCAGCGACTGGCAGAAATCGCCGCCGCCTGGCAACCGCTGTTCGGCCAGCCAGACCAGCGTGACGCCATTGCGATGACGCCCCTGCCCTGCGACAGCCCGACCGTCCAGGTTGCGGTGGTCGGCGCGCACCTGGTCGGTCAGCCGCTCAATTGGCAACTGCTCGAAGGCGGCGCTCGCTTGCTGCGCACCACGACCACCAGCGCGGACTACCGTTTATATGCCCTGGCAGAAACCTCTCCGCCAAAACCGGGACTGGTGCGCGTGCCTGCCGACGGCACGAATATCGAAATCGAGGTCTGGGAAATGCCGTTGAGCCAGTTCGGGGCCTTCGTCGCCGCGATTCCCGCGCCACTGGGCATCGGCTCCCTGCAATTGGCCGACGGCCAGTGGGTCAAGGGTTTCATCTGTGAGCATGGCGGCCTTGACGGCGCGCTGGACATCACCCGGTACAAAGGCTGGCGCGCCTACCGCGCCGCGCACACATCTTCCATCGCTCATTGA
- a CDS encoding glyoxalase superfamily protein, which translates to MSATEPAPVTFSSAIPILRMFDERKAREFYLDFLGFSVEFEHRFEADLPLYLGISRNGLHVHLSEHHGDACPGAAVFIPTQNIEQLRDELIGKQYGYARPGIVQQGWGHVLEVCDPFGNRIRFCQS; encoded by the coding sequence ATGTCCGCAACCGAACCAGCCCCCGTCACTTTCAGCAGCGCCATCCCGATCCTGCGGATGTTCGATGAACGCAAAGCGCGTGAGTTCTATCTGGACTTTCTCGGCTTCAGCGTGGAGTTCGAGCACCGCTTCGAGGCTGATTTGCCGTTGTACCTGGGGATCAGCCGCAACGGGCTGCATGTGCATCTGTCCGAGCACCACGGCGATGCATGTCCGGGGGCGGCGGTGTTTATTCCCACTCAGAACATCGAGCAATTGCGCGATGAGCTGATCGGCAAGCAATACGGCTATGCGCGACCTGGCATCGTTCAGCAAGGCTGGGGACACGTTCTGGAAGTCTGTGACCCGTTCGGCAACCGGATCAGGTTCTGCCAGAGCTGA
- a CDS encoding BMP family ABC transporter substrate-binding protein: MSNVDRRSFIKLAGIIGLSAALPFGRAYSADAPLVVGFIYVGARDDFGYNQAHAQAAAIIKTLPNVKVIEEENVPETVAVQKTMEAMIRQDGATLIFPTSFGYFEPHVVKVAKKYPDVRFAHCGGLWQQGKDPMNAGSFFGYIDEAQYLNGVIAGHMSKSKKLGFVAAKPVPQVLRNLNAFAMGARSVDPSIVTTVIFTGDWSLPVKEAEAANGLIDQGCDVLTCHVDGPKVIVETAEKRGVMTCGYHASQAALAPKGYLTGAEWNWETPYRAHVAAAQSGAPMINFLRGGLKEGFVKTSAYGPAVTAAAKQQADAIKARMLAGQFVIFKGPLKDNKGAVVIADGVAQTQTDIALESMNYLVEGVLGQL; the protein is encoded by the coding sequence ATGTCGAACGTTGATCGTCGCAGTTTCATCAAGTTGGCGGGCATTATCGGCCTGAGCGCGGCGCTGCCTTTTGGTCGCGCCTACTCGGCCGACGCACCGCTGGTGGTGGGTTTTATCTACGTCGGGGCTCGCGACGACTTTGGTTACAACCAGGCCCACGCCCAGGCTGCCGCCATCATCAAGACGCTGCCCAACGTCAAAGTCATCGAAGAAGAAAACGTCCCGGAAACCGTTGCCGTGCAGAAGACCATGGAAGCCATGATCCGTCAGGACGGCGCCACACTGATTTTCCCGACCTCGTTCGGCTACTTCGAACCGCATGTAGTCAAGGTCGCCAAGAAGTACCCGGACGTGCGTTTCGCGCACTGCGGCGGCCTCTGGCAGCAAGGTAAGGACCCGATGAACGCAGGCAGCTTTTTCGGTTACATCGACGAGGCGCAATACCTCAACGGCGTGATCGCCGGGCACATGAGCAAGAGCAAAAAACTCGGGTTTGTGGCCGCCAAACCCGTGCCGCAAGTGCTACGCAACCTCAATGCCTTTGCCATGGGTGCGCGCTCGGTAGACCCGAGCATCGTCACCACGGTGATTTTCACTGGCGACTGGTCGTTGCCGGTCAAGGAAGCCGAAGCCGCCAACGGCCTGATCGATCAAGGCTGTGATGTGCTGACCTGCCATGTCGATGGGCCGAAAGTGATTGTCGAGACTGCCGAGAAGCGCGGCGTCATGACCTGCGGCTATCACGCCAGCCAGGCGGCGCTGGCGCCCAAAGGCTACCTGACCGGGGCCGAATGGAATTGGGAAACACCGTATCGCGCGCACGTCGCGGCAGCCCAGAGCGGCGCGCCGATGATCAACTTCCTGCGCGGCGGGCTCAAGGAAGGCTTCGTCAAGACGTCTGCCTACGGCCCCGCCGTCACCGCAGCCGCGAAGCAACAGGCGGATGCCATCAAAGCCCGGATGCTCGCAGGTCAGTTCGTGATTTTCAAAGGCCCGCTCAAGGACAATAAAGGCGCTGTGGTGATTGCCGATGGCGTGGCGCAAACCCAGACCGACATTGCCCTGGAGAGCATGAATTATCTGGTCGAAGGCGTGCTTGGCCAGCTCTGA
- a CDS encoding ABC transporter permease, with protein MSSSMGLRRFASALLPGLPTLLAVFSSCVLFGLFLAVQGKPAWQALQLVGEGAFGSWFALENTLQRAAPLMLTALCVALPARAGLIIIGGEGALVLGGLAAAVTPLWLGHLPAAVMLGGMALAAMTVGALWIGLSGWMRQRRGVNETISSLLLSYIALALFRQLVEGPLRDPASLNKPSTPPLDDAYLVGTLSDGFEVHWGLVAGVVACLLAYVLVRHSVKGFALAVVGGNVRTALMIGLPVDRLILLSCLLGGAAAGLAGMFEVTAVQGSANAALIAGYGTSGILVAFAARHHPLAIIVCAILLGGLEASGGLLQRRLGLPDATTLILEGLLFTNLLLWEALGGRIAAWKIRLTTPLAPVDDKGAIHHG; from the coding sequence ATGAGTTCATCCATGGGTCTGCGCCGTTTCGCCAGCGCACTATTGCCGGGGCTGCCTACGCTGCTGGCGGTGTTTTCCTCGTGCGTGCTGTTCGGGCTGTTTCTGGCGGTTCAGGGCAAGCCCGCCTGGCAGGCGCTGCAACTGGTCGGCGAAGGCGCGTTCGGCTCGTGGTTCGCGCTGGAAAACACCTTGCAACGCGCCGCACCACTGATGTTGACCGCGCTGTGCGTGGCCCTGCCTGCTCGCGCCGGGCTGATCATCATCGGCGGCGAAGGTGCGCTGGTGCTCGGCGGGCTGGCGGCGGCCGTGACGCCGTTATGGCTGGGCCACCTGCCTGCCGCAGTGATGCTGGGCGGTATGGCGCTGGCGGCCATGACCGTGGGCGCACTGTGGATCGGCCTGAGCGGCTGGATGCGCCAGCGCCGTGGGGTCAACGAGACCATCAGCAGCCTGCTGCTTTCCTACATCGCGCTGGCGCTGTTCAGGCAACTGGTGGAAGGGCCGTTGCGCGATCCGGCCAGCCTGAACAAACCCTCTACTCCGCCGCTGGACGATGCCTATCTGGTCGGCACCCTCAGTGACGGTTTTGAAGTGCATTGGGGGCTGGTGGCGGGCGTCGTCGCCTGTCTGCTGGCGTATGTGCTGGTGCGCCACAGCGTCAAGGGCTTTGCCCTCGCGGTGGTCGGCGGCAATGTGCGCACCGCCCTGATGATCGGCTTGCCGGTGGACCGCCTGATCCTGCTCAGTTGCCTGCTCGGCGGCGCGGCGGCAGGTCTGGCCGGCATGTTCGAGGTCACGGCGGTGCAAGGCAGCGCAAATGCCGCACTGATAGCGGGCTACGGCACCAGCGGCATTCTCGTTGCCTTCGCCGCTCGCCATCATCCGCTGGCGATTATCGTCTGCGCCATTTTGCTTGGCGGGCTGGAAGCCAGCGGCGGACTGCTGCAACGGCGGCTCGGTCTGCCAGATGCGACCACGCTGATTCTGGAAGGACTGCTGTTCACTAACCTGCTGCTCTGGGAGGCCTTGGGCGGACGCATCGCCGCCTGGAAAATCAGGCTGACGACGCCGCTTGCGCCAGTCGATGATAAAGGAGCGATACACCATGGCTGA